A portion of the Bradysia coprophila strain Holo2 unplaced genomic scaffold, BU_Bcop_v1 contig_297, whole genome shotgun sequence genome contains these proteins:
- the LOC119078533 gene encoding transforming growth factor beta regulator 1 — MAMANNHFFTLQQQNLKYKKKYLRLKKTIKGLVFTNAALCDQVVQIQESILCVKEERRFLFKRLMEHDSDLLNELKPIKTEETGNVTKKIKKRSNSEASSKSRVSSTAKAAKKMESTQQQFVQTISINQNGRPIYPITIGNLSIHDLGAIIVDRPGYHTENWIYPIGFVSTRIYGHIKEPHRKCLYTCKIIDCGDYPRFEIIPEMMPEYAIAGPSADLCHAALLQTMNHNSDGRELAVIPQGEYFFGLAHPAIATLLQSSTVIKELVNFKEFPQDIFTIERENDPTISYDALQKYSLPVSTYHTVPMVPKEELPPEELLEQSDGTSCSFTLP; from the exons ATGGCGATGGCGAACAACCACTTCTTCACGTTGCAACAGCAAAATCTcaaatacaaaaagaaatatttgcgACTGAAGAAAACCATCAAGGGGCTGGTGTTT ACAAATGCAGCACTGTGTGACCAAGTTGTTCAGATCCAGGAAAGCATTCTCTGCGTCAAGGAAGAACGGCGCTTTTTATTCAAACGATTAATGGAACACGACAGTGATCTGTTGAACGAACTGAAACCAATCAAAACTGAAGAAACTGGCAATGTGACCAAAAAGATTAAGAAACGTTCCAATTCGGAAGCCAGTTCAAAGAGTCGTGTCAGTTCTACAGCAAAAGCGGCGAAGAAAATGGAATCGACTCAACAGCAATTCGTTCAGACGATTTCCATTAATCAAAATGGTCGTCCCATCTATCCAATAACAATCGGAAACTTGTCCATTCATGACTTGGGCGCAATAATTGTTGATCGTCCCGGATATCATACGGAAAATTGGATTTATCCCATTGGATTTGTGTCGACAAGAATCTACGGTCACATCAAGGAGCCACACAGGAAGTGTCTGTACACATGCAAAATTATCGACTGCGGTGACTATCCACGATTCGAAATAATTCCCGAAATGATGCCAGAATATGCCATTGCAGGGCCTTCGGCCGATCTGTGCCATGCGGCCCTGTTACAAACAATGAACCACAATTCGGACGGCCGTGAATTGGCTGTTATTCCGCAAGGCGAATACTTCTTTGGACTGGCTCATCCGGCCATTGCAACGTTGTTGCAATCATCGACAGTCATCAAGGAATTGGtgaatttcaaagaatttccgCAGGACATTTTCACCATCGAACGGGAAAACGATCCAACAATCAGTTACGATGCGCTGCAGAAATATTCATTGCCGGTTTCGACCTACCATACAGTTCCGATGGTTCCGAAGGAGGAACTACCGCCCGAGGAGTTATTAGAACAATCGGACGGAACTTCATGTTCTTTTACTTTACCATAA